gcaccgcgccgggctgcacggcctcggtgtgcttgccgaggcgcacaagGAGCGCGGCTGCACCGCCCGACACGCTGTCGCTCTTGCCGGCGTGGCGCAGGACCGTGGCGCTGTCCGCGCCTGCAATCAGGCGCGCCAAGACGCGGTACACCTTCTTTTGGAGGCCGCCGTCGGTGACCgagagcagcgcatcgctgCTCACTAGGTCGTACAGCGCAGTGGCGTTCGCGCCACGCACAAACGGCACGAGTGCAatgagcaggtcgagcatcgtgtgcggcagcggcggcacgtACCGTGGCGAATTGggctccggcgcgccgggctgCACGCCGGGCGTGTAGTCCTGTAGCGACTGCTCCAGCATCTGCGCGACCTTAGCAAAGGTCTGCGCGAGGctctcggcgtcgaggatgCCGAGATACGTGCTGATGCACTCCATCACGTagccgcgcgcctgcgcaggcagctcggcaagtAGGTTaaagagcgccgcaagcagcgTGCCGGACATGGCCTGCAGGTGCGCCAGAAAGCGCTTGCCTGCCGCCTGGTCCACGCCAAACTGGCGCGTGagctgcgcaggcggcgcagtggacgcggcgagcgcagtgctgcgctgcaccagcagctcgaggccctTGAGCACGCTcggacgcagcgcgctctgcGTGCGGAGCACGTTCAGCAAGAGCTCGAGGAACTGCGGCGTGAGCGCGGTGTCGACGTCGCGTGCCAGCTCGCAGTACGCCGGGAAGCACGCCCAGATCTGGTCGATGAGCGCCTCAAACACCTTGGCCTCGACGGGCTTGGCGCCGTTCGTCTCGCACGCCACACGGAGCtcaaagagcgcctcgctcagcgGGACAAGCTCTGTGACAAAGTGGCCGAGGTTCGTGTTGGTAATGTGCTCACGGAGCAGCGGGAGGAGCCACGCACGGCCTGTGCCTTTGGTATTCGGCCGTTTGTtttcgtcgagcagcaacagcggcaggcgcgcgaggaacGCCTCCGGGCCGCACGCCTcgatcgcggcgccgagcacgagaTCCGCCTCGGGGCGCGCGTCAAAGCCTTTTtgcgagcgcagcaccgccacatcctcgacgaggtccaTCGTCAGGctctcggcggcgggcatcgcaccgggcgcgggcgcgtaCCGCAGACGCGACACGAGGCCCGCGAGCACCGCAAGGATATCCGCGCGGCTATGGCCGTAGTGCAATGCgtggcggccgagcgcgtccttGAGCGAGGCAATGAGCTTGGCAAACGGCGCCTTTTTAGAcgtctgcgcctcgagcaccgccgcgtcgggAATGCAGTAGCGCAGGAGGGCAAGCATGGCGTTgcgtgcggccgtgcgcacctcTTGTGCATTGCGGCTTGCGTCCGACTTGGCCGAGAGACCAAGCGCGAGGATATCGTCCCACGCCTGGGGCACGAGGCGCCACGCCTCGCTCCCgtcaccgaggcgcgcataGGCGACCATGCAAGCCtccagcagcgcaaagTACGACGGCAGCGTCTGCACGTCGGTGTGGGGCGGCACAATGTCGgggttgcgcagcgccgccaccgTCTCTTGCAGCATggccgcgtccggcgccgcctttTGTTCGGCGGCCGGTGCATTGAGTGCCGCTACATGAGCGCGAGCCGAGTCGGCACTGGCGGTGTGTGTCGCGAACAGCGACGAGAACACGTCAAAGACGGCAACCGTCAGGAACGGGTTCTGCAGCGACGGCAAATGCAACAGCTCCTTGaccagcggcgcggcgcacttTGGGGGAATGTCCTGTGCAATCATCTTGAGGAGCGCACACACCCAGATAccggtgctcgccgagccctCTGCAGCGTGCTGCTGGCGGAGGGCCGCAGCGGACATGGCGTGCTTCGCCTTGCCCGCCTTCTTGTCAAACTCTGGCGCGGCGTTCGCCGGCTTGGTATGGGAGaggccacgcgccgcggcgacgctcgcgaggacgctcgcggcccactgcacggtgcgcaccgcgtacGGGTGCGCTCCCTTCCATTGCGGCAGTGCCAGGGCGTGGCTCACAAGCTCGTGTGCACGGCGGCGGACCTTGGGCCGTGCGTCGACGCAGAGCTGCAGGACGAGGTCCCATACTGTGCGCCACGTCGCATCGTTCTCCAGCATGGCGCGGTCCGAGGCAGGAACCGCGTCCAGGAATACCTCGATGCACCCcagtgcggcgcgcaggcgagCGTTGGCATTTTCGCCGCCGTGCGGATCGCCCAGCGGCTGTGCGaccgcggcgaggagcgcgttgctcttggcgcgcacgacgccctGCGCCACAAACGGCAGAATCACCGACAAGAGGTACACCGACGAGGCATACACCGGGCTCttgtcgtcgtcgttcGCAGCGAGCAAGCTTTCGAGGGCCAAAAAGTACTGCGTCGGCCCCGCCtcatcgccgcgctcggcgagcgtcgcctcgaTCGCAACTAGGAGCTGGGCCGGAGCCTTTTGATTCTCGAGTTTCGAGTCTTTGAGGTGGCGCAAgcgcccgagcgcgtcggcgaggccggcgcgccgctctccCTCGTTCGCCTCCATCGACGTTGCCAAAAAAAAGTTTCGGCTGCACGTGACCGAGTCCGTGCCAAGACGCGGCAGTGTCATGCGTTTTGGCATGCACCACGACGAGGGGGCCGCGACCCtcgtgcggcgtgccgccaGCAACGATGCGACAGCATATGGGATGTCTTACCTTGGTGCACACGAGCTTAGCGCGCCATCGGAACGTTATGTCTACATCTTGTGGATCGTCTTGGCCTGTCTCGGTCTATTTTTAGGTTTCGAGCACTTTGTGGGCCTCACCGATCGCACGATCGCGGGTGCGGTCTGGTCCAAGTGGTCGACGGCGAACCATGTGACGCGTATCTTGCGCGATCCGCGTGGCGATCCGCGAAAGTCGGCATCACCCGGCGTGTTtcggc
This sequence is a window from Malassezia japonica chromosome 5, complete sequence. Protein-coding genes within it:
- the RRP12 gene encoding pre-rRNA processing protein (BUSCO:EOG092608AV; EggNog:ENOG503NZ15; COG:S) produces the protein MEANEGERRAGLADALGRLRHLKDSKLENQKAPAQLLVAIEATLAERGDEAGPTQYFLALESLLAANDDDKSPVYASSVYLLSVILPFVAQGVVRAKSNALLAAVAQPLGDPHGGENANARLRAALGCIEVFLDAVPASDRAMLENDATWRTVWDLVLQLCVDARPKVRRRAHELVSHALALPQWKGAHPYAVRTVQWAASVLASVAAARGLSHTKPANAAPEFDKKAGKAKHAMSAAALRQQHAAEGSASTGIWVCALLKMIAQDIPPKCAAPLVKELLHLPSLQNPFLTVAVFDVFSSLFATHTASADSARAHVAALNAPAAEQKAAPDAAMLQETVAALRNPDIVPPHTDVQTLPSYFALLEACMVAYARLGDGSEAWRLVPQAWDDILALGLSAKSDASRNAQEVRTAARNAMLALLRYCIPDAAVLEAQTSKKAPFAKLIASLKDALGRHALHYGHSRADILAVLAGLVSRLRYAPAPGAMPAAESLTMDLVEDVAVLRSQKGFDARPEADLVLGAAIEACGPEAFLARLPLLLLDENKRPNTKGTGRAWLLPLLREHITNTNLGHFVTELVPLSEALFELRVACETNGAKPVEAKVFEALIDQIWACFPAYCELARDVDTALTPQFLELLLNVLRTQSALRPSVLKGLELLVQRSTALAASTAPPAQLTRQFGVDQAAGKRFLAHLQAMSGTLLAALFNLLAELPAQARGYVMECISTYLGILDAESLAQTFAKVAQMLEQSLQDYTPGVQPGAPEPNSPRYVPPLPHTMLDLLIALVPFVRGANATALYDLVSSDALLSVTDGGLQKKVYRVLARLIAGADSATVLRHAGKSDSVSGGAAALLVRLGKHTEAVQPGAVRDRLLLLDALAPQIAEGELHILGAIVPEAVLGTKEANQRAREAAYALLVAIGHRMDQGGRLRRPDGEVDASANEYIMMVAAGLAGASPRMISASITALARLLYEFHTQLPAETLDELLSTMVVYLESTNREIIKSALGFSKVSIVVLDTPRIARSLAQLVPALIGVQIVHKNHFKGRVRHMIERLIRRFGVPAVERHVDEDNKRLITNIRKRKERAKRKKSAQGEDIGTDSFQPATGAGSMDAFEEALYGSASESESDDEEEAPARSRGRGRPDRGRPDRRRNREEESYLVEDNDTPLDLLDRGATAVRGHERRRKERHPGEEASKVDVADDGRLRFEEKKAADDDQAPVQDDIGAGRAYLEKSMGVDGFTHGRGGVVKFNKNTKRTRANERMDEDEDPSSAPAPSKRPKAKRQAVGQEFRARRAQGDVQKNGMSPYAYVPLSSVTGKKNARQARNLQITGKGRK